The Micromonospora sp. WMMD961 genome has a segment encoding these proteins:
- a CDS encoding cation:proton antiporter — protein sequence MTGFAFFVAALGAVAVLAVLSNRLADRLRLPAPALFLFAAAIVSDLFPKLNELSLYAVRHLVEIALVLVLFSGGMSMGWRRLRPSLGPVALVGVAGTLLTAGALALVLRWVFGFDWLAALLVGTALSPTDPAAVFSVLGRRTVVGRSGTILEGESGANDPVGIALMASLLAAGTAGGWSAVGSGAGEFALQLVVGSAVGLAGGWLILQLMRRVSLPDESLYPLQVLFAAVSIYGVATLARGSGFLAVFVAGIVVGDARAPFKREIQRFHGALASLGEILAFGLLGLIVSLRSMVTERAWLTGLALAVLLTFVIRPIVVGGLLTTVRLRWGERIFVVWSGLKGAVPILLGSFILTADLEQDLRLFDIVFAVVAFSIVVQGGLVPLVARWCRVPMRSTPLQPWAVGIRVQGEPVGLRHYTIASGAPADGRPLFELSRDEGVWVSLVSRDGEQVRLGRATVLRAGDEVLVAGGEQPAAARVFTGRDE from the coding sequence GTGACGGGGTTCGCGTTCTTCGTCGCCGCGCTGGGCGCGGTGGCGGTCCTCGCCGTGCTCTCCAACCGGCTCGCCGACCGGCTGCGGCTGCCCGCGCCCGCGCTGTTCCTGTTCGCCGCCGCGATCGTCTCCGACCTGTTCCCGAAGCTCAACGAGCTGTCCCTGTACGCGGTCCGGCACCTGGTGGAGATCGCGCTGGTGCTGGTGCTGTTCAGCGGTGGGATGAGCATGGGATGGCGGCGGCTGCGGCCGTCGCTCGGGCCGGTCGCCCTGGTGGGCGTGGCCGGTACGCTGCTGACCGCCGGCGCGCTGGCCCTGGTGCTGCGCTGGGTGTTCGGGTTCGACTGGCTCGCCGCGCTGCTGGTCGGCACCGCGCTGTCGCCGACCGATCCGGCCGCCGTGTTCTCCGTGCTGGGTCGGCGGACCGTGGTGGGTCGCAGCGGCACGATCCTGGAAGGCGAGTCGGGCGCGAACGACCCGGTCGGGATCGCGCTGATGGCGAGCCTGCTCGCCGCCGGGACCGCCGGCGGCTGGTCGGCGGTCGGCTCCGGGGCGGGTGAGTTCGCGCTGCAACTGGTGGTCGGTTCGGCGGTCGGGCTGGCCGGCGGGTGGCTCATCCTGCAACTGATGCGCCGCGTGTCGCTGCCGGACGAGAGCCTCTACCCGCTCCAGGTGCTGTTCGCCGCCGTGTCGATCTACGGCGTGGCGACGCTGGCCCGCGGCTCCGGATTCCTCGCGGTGTTCGTCGCCGGCATCGTCGTCGGCGACGCCCGCGCGCCGTTCAAGCGGGAGATCCAACGCTTCCACGGCGCGCTGGCCAGCCTCGGTGAGATCCTGGCCTTCGGCCTACTCGGCCTGATCGTGTCGTTGCGCAGCATGGTGACCGAGCGCGCCTGGCTCACCGGCCTGGCGCTGGCCGTGCTGCTCACGTTCGTGATCCGGCCGATCGTGGTCGGCGGGCTGCTCACCACGGTCCGCCTGCGCTGGGGCGAGCGGATCTTCGTGGTCTGGTCCGGCCTCAAGGGCGCGGTGCCGATCCTGCTGGGCAGTTTCATCCTCACCGCCGACCTGGAACAGGACCTGCGGTTGTTCGACATCGTGTTCGCGGTGGTCGCGTTCTCGATCGTGGTGCAGGGCGGGCTGGTTCCGCTCGTGGCCCGGTGGTGCCGGGTGCCGATGCGGAGCACACCGCTGCAACCGTGGGCGGTCGGCATCCGAGTGCAGGGCGAGCCGGTCGGGCTGCGCCACTACACGATCGCGTCCGGCGCCCCGGCCGACGGCCGGCCACTGTTCGAGCTGAGCCGGGACGAGGGGGTGTGGGTCAGTCTGGTCAGCCGCGACGGCGAGCAGGTCCGGCTCGGTCGGGCGACGGTGCTGCGGGCCGGCGACGAGGTGCTGGTGGCCGGCGGTGAGCAGCCCGCCGCGGCGCGGGTCTTCACCGGCCGGGACGAGTGA
- a CDS encoding enolase C-terminal domain-like protein, whose amino-acid sequence MSHIGLTAEAYRVPTDAPEGDGTLAWTSTTLVLVRADADGETGLGWTYGPAAVVAVVADLFAPLVADLDPDDVPAAWTSMRRGLRNAGRPGVAGLALSAADCALWDLKARRHGLPLARMLGTVRREVPVYGSGGFTTYDDERQHRQLAGWVHEQGIPRVKIKIGESCGTEVGRDLARMTAARRTIGDDAELYVDANGAYQRKQAIRVAHAAAELDVRWYEEPVSSDDLAGLGLVRDRVLPDVAAGEYGFDLTYFHRMAPFVDCLQIDVTRCGGISEFLRAAAVAAAAGLEVSGHCAPHQHLPVAAAIGNLRHLEWFHDHVRIESMLFDGTEPATGGTARVPLDRPGNGVQFRADRAQQYRVA is encoded by the coding sequence GTGAGCCACATCGGGCTCACCGCCGAGGCGTACCGGGTGCCCACCGACGCCCCCGAGGGAGACGGCACCCTGGCGTGGACCAGCACCACCCTGGTGCTGGTACGCGCCGACGCCGACGGAGAGACCGGGCTGGGCTGGACGTACGGGCCGGCGGCCGTTGTCGCGGTGGTGGCGGATCTGTTCGCTCCGCTGGTCGCCGACCTCGACCCGGACGACGTCCCGGCGGCGTGGACCAGCATGCGCCGCGGGCTGCGAAACGCCGGCCGACCGGGTGTCGCCGGGCTCGCCCTGTCCGCCGCGGACTGCGCGTTGTGGGATCTCAAGGCCCGCCGGCACGGGCTGCCGCTGGCCCGGATGCTCGGCACCGTCCGCCGGGAGGTACCGGTCTACGGCAGCGGCGGCTTCACCACCTACGACGACGAGCGCCAGCACCGGCAGCTCGCCGGTTGGGTCCACGAGCAGGGCATACCCCGAGTGAAGATCAAGATAGGGGAGTCGTGCGGCACGGAGGTGGGGCGGGACCTCGCCCGGATGACGGCGGCCCGGCGCACCATCGGCGACGACGCCGAGCTGTACGTCGACGCCAACGGTGCCTACCAGCGCAAACAGGCGATCCGGGTGGCGCACGCCGCAGCCGAGCTGGACGTGCGCTGGTACGAGGAGCCGGTCAGCTCCGACGACCTCGCCGGTCTGGGTCTGGTCCGCGACCGCGTCCTGCCGGACGTGGCGGCCGGGGAGTACGGCTTCGACCTGACCTACTTCCATCGGATGGCGCCGTTCGTGGACTGCCTGCAGATCGACGTCACCCGCTGTGGCGGGATCAGTGAGTTCCTCCGCGCCGCCGCGGTGGCCGCCGCGGCGGGGCTGGAGGTGTCCGGGCACTGTGCTCCGCACCAGCACCTGCCGGTCGCCGCCGCCATCGGGAACCTGCGGCACCTGGAGTGGTTCCACGACCACGTCCGGATCGAGTCGATGCTCTTCGACGGCACGGAGCCGGCGACGGGCGGCACGGCGCGGGTGCCGCTGGACCGGCCCGGCAACGGCGTGCAGTTCCGCGCGGATCGCGCCCAGCAGTACCGGGTGGCCTGA
- a CDS encoding FAD-binding and (Fe-S)-binding domain-containing protein codes for MSEVLLPEPVLRPPQPAHDIDLDALAADLRGEVDGEVRFDAGSRAAYSTDASNYRQVPLGVVVPRTVEAAVAAVAVCRRHRAPLTSRGGGTSLAGECTNTAVVLDWSKYCHRLIEVDEAAGTCLVEPGIVLDELNAQLKPTGLEYGPRPATHDHCTLGGMLGNNSCGATAQRTGKVVDNIVELEVLLYDGTRMWVGETTDEEYDRIQRDGGRKAHLYRQLRALRDEYLADIRTRYPHIPRRVSGYNLDSLLPEKTFHVAQALVGSEGTLVTILRARLKLVPIVKAQAMVFLSYPDIASAADDVPRILKHQPIALEGIDDKLVSFERRKSLHPHALHELPPGGAWLMVQLGGDAPQEARAAADRLIAAVRRDGGPTVHEFADPADEKQMWGVRESALGATAHVPNADNTWPGWEDSAVAPDRLGDYLRDLQKLYREYGYEQASLYGHFGQGCVHTRIPFRLRTADGIREFRSFIERAADLVVSYGGSFSGEHGDGQARGELLPKMYGDRLTRAFGQFKAIFDPDDRMNPGKVVPPYRLDSHLRLGADYDHGAVDTTFAYPDDGGSFGNAVLRCVGVGKCRHHEGGVMCPSYMVTREEEHSTRGRSRLLFEMLDGTARGGTIGDGWRSEAVRDALDLCLACKGCKADCPVNVDMATYKAEFLHHHYARRLRPRAHYSMGWLPLVATVAARLPRTVNALAQAPVLNRLAKTVGGIDGRRDIPAFAPESFQHWFAHRTPTGDGSRGEVILWPDTFTNHFHPGVARAAVEVLESAGWRVRVPEQPICCGLTWISTGQLGVAKRVLRRTIDVLRPHLRAGTRIVGLEPSCTAVFRSDAHELFPADDDVTRLREQTVTLAELLHDHSPGWQPPRVEAHALIQTHCHHHAILGTAADQALLSAAGVDAEFLDSGCCGLAGNFGFEEGHFEVSEACAERVLLPAVRDAAETDVILADGFSCRTQVEQSASGGRSAIHLAELLRAGLHAGTVPRRPERSWADRPDPPSALARWTAAGTLGVAALAGLGTLLRRWTR; via the coding sequence ATGAGTGAGGTCCTGCTGCCGGAACCGGTCCTGCGCCCGCCCCAACCCGCTCACGACATCGACCTGGACGCGCTCGCCGCGGACCTGCGCGGCGAGGTCGACGGGGAGGTCCGCTTCGACGCCGGATCGCGCGCCGCGTACTCCACCGACGCCTCCAACTACCGGCAGGTTCCGCTCGGGGTGGTGGTGCCCCGCACCGTGGAGGCGGCGGTGGCCGCCGTCGCGGTGTGCCGTCGCCACCGTGCGCCGCTGACCTCGCGCGGCGGTGGCACCAGCCTCGCCGGCGAGTGCACCAACACCGCAGTGGTGCTGGACTGGTCGAAGTACTGTCACCGGCTGATCGAGGTCGACGAGGCGGCGGGAACCTGCCTGGTCGAGCCGGGCATCGTGCTGGACGAACTCAACGCCCAACTCAAGCCCACCGGGTTGGAGTACGGGCCCCGACCGGCCACCCACGACCACTGCACGTTGGGCGGCATGCTCGGCAACAACTCGTGCGGCGCCACCGCCCAGCGCACCGGCAAGGTGGTCGACAACATCGTCGAGCTGGAGGTGCTGCTCTACGACGGCACCCGGATGTGGGTGGGGGAGACCACCGACGAGGAGTACGACCGGATCCAGCGCGACGGTGGCCGCAAGGCGCACCTCTACCGGCAGTTGCGGGCGTTGCGCGACGAGTACCTGGCCGACATCCGCACCCGCTACCCACACATTCCGCGGCGGGTCTCCGGCTACAACCTGGACAGCCTGCTGCCGGAGAAGACGTTCCACGTCGCGCAGGCACTGGTCGGCTCCGAGGGGACACTGGTCACCATCCTGCGGGCCCGGCTGAAGCTGGTGCCGATCGTCAAGGCCCAGGCGATGGTGTTCCTCAGCTATCCGGACATCGCCTCCGCCGCAGACGACGTACCGCGAATCCTCAAGCACCAGCCGATCGCGCTCGAAGGCATCGACGACAAGCTCGTCAGCTTCGAGCGGCGCAAGAGCCTGCACCCGCACGCCCTGCACGAACTGCCGCCGGGCGGTGCTTGGTTGATGGTCCAGCTGGGCGGCGACGCGCCGCAGGAGGCGAGGGCGGCGGCCGACCGGCTTATCGCCGCGGTTCGTCGCGATGGCGGGCCGACAGTGCACGAGTTCGCCGATCCCGCCGACGAGAAGCAGATGTGGGGAGTGCGGGAGTCCGCGTTGGGTGCCACCGCGCACGTGCCGAACGCGGACAACACCTGGCCCGGCTGGGAGGACTCCGCGGTCGCCCCGGACCGGCTCGGCGACTACCTACGCGATCTGCAGAAGCTCTACCGGGAGTACGGTTACGAGCAGGCGTCCCTGTACGGGCACTTCGGGCAGGGCTGCGTGCACACCCGGATACCGTTCCGGCTGCGTACCGCCGACGGGATCCGGGAATTCCGCTCCTTCATCGAACGCGCCGCCGACCTGGTGGTCTCCTACGGCGGCTCGTTCTCCGGGGAGCACGGCGACGGGCAGGCCCGCGGCGAACTGCTGCCCAAGATGTACGGTGACCGGCTGACCAGGGCGTTCGGCCAGTTCAAGGCGATCTTCGACCCGGACGACCGGATGAACCCGGGCAAGGTGGTGCCGCCCTACCGGCTGGACAGCCACCTGCGGCTCGGCGCCGACTACGACCACGGTGCGGTCGACACGACCTTCGCCTACCCGGACGACGGCGGCAGCTTCGGCAACGCGGTGCTGCGCTGCGTGGGGGTCGGCAAGTGCCGCCACCACGAGGGCGGAGTGATGTGCCCCTCGTACATGGTCACCCGCGAGGAGGAGCACTCCACCCGAGGCCGGTCCCGGTTGCTGTTCGAGATGCTCGACGGCACCGCCCGTGGCGGCACGATCGGCGACGGCTGGCGCTCGGAGGCGGTCCGCGACGCCCTCGACCTCTGCCTGGCCTGCAAGGGGTGCAAGGCGGACTGCCCGGTGAACGTGGACATGGCCACCTACAAGGCCGAGTTCCTGCACCACCACTACGCCCGCCGGCTGCGCCCCCGCGCCCACTACTCGATGGGCTGGCTGCCGCTGGTGGCCACCGTCGCCGCCCGGCTGCCGCGTACGGTCAACGCGCTGGCTCAGGCCCCGGTGCTGAACCGGCTGGCGAAGACCGTCGGTGGCATCGACGGACGCCGGGACATCCCGGCGTTCGCCCCGGAGTCGTTCCAACACTGGTTCGCCCACCGGACCCCGACCGGCGACGGCTCGCGCGGGGAGGTGATTCTCTGGCCGGACACGTTCACCAACCACTTCCACCCCGGGGTGGCGCGCGCCGCGGTGGAGGTCCTGGAGAGCGCCGGCTGGCGCGTACGCGTGCCCGAGCAGCCGATCTGCTGTGGGCTGACCTGGATCTCCACCGGGCAACTCGGCGTCGCCAAGCGGGTGCTGCGTCGCACCATCGACGTGCTGCGCCCGCACCTGCGCGCCGGCACCCGGATCGTGGGGTTGGAGCCGAGCTGCACGGCGGTGTTCCGCAGCGACGCCCACGAGCTGTTCCCGGCCGACGACGACGTGACCCGGCTGCGGGAGCAGACCGTCACCCTCGCGGAGCTGCTGCACGACCACAGCCCCGGTTGGCAGCCGCCGCGGGTCGAGGCGCACGCCCTGATCCAGACCCACTGCCACCACCACGCCATTCTCGGCACCGCCGCCGACCAGGCGTTGCTGTCCGCCGCCGGGGTGGACGCCGAGTTCCTGGATTCGGGTTGCTGCGGTCTGGCGGGGAACTTCGGCTTCGAGGAGGGTCACTTCGAGGTGTCGGAGGCGTGCGCGGAGCGGGTGCTGCTGCCCGCCGTCCGCGACGCCGCCGAGACCGACGTGATCCTCGCCGACGGCTTCAGCTGCCGTACCCAGGTCGAACAGAGCGCCTCAGGCGGACGATCGGCCATCCACCTGGCCGAGCTGCTGCGCGCGGGCCTGCACGCCGGCACCGTGCCGCGCCGGCCGGAGCGCAGCTGGGCCGACCGGCCAGACCCACCGTCGGCGCTCGCCCGCTGGACGGCGGCCGGGACGCTCGGCGTCGCCGCCCTCGCCGGGCTGGGCACGCTGCTGCGGCGGTGGACGCGGTGA
- a CDS encoding SDR family oxidoreductase: MGKGNDLRVAVVTGASAGVGRATVRLLAQRGIAIALLARGSVGLAAAAEEVRSAGSRPLPIEVDMADYDQVVAAGRRIEAELGPIDLWINDAFSSVFAPFQETRPEEFRRAMEVTYLGYVHGTRVALSHMTPRDRGTIVQVGSALAYRGIPLQAAYCGAKHAIVGFTESLRCELLHERSGVRVTMVQLPALNTPQFDWLLSRLPRHAEPVPPIYAPEVAARAIVGAADRPHRREYWVGISTVLTILGNRVAPGLLDRYLARTGYRSQQTGRPADPDRPNNLWHPLDGPGGRDYGVRGDFAGRSHGHSPQAWLSRHRRLVAVGMAGAAAGAVAWRRR; encoded by the coding sequence ATGGGTAAGGGGAATGACCTGCGGGTGGCGGTGGTCACCGGCGCGAGCGCGGGGGTGGGGCGGGCCACGGTACGGCTGCTCGCCCAGCGGGGCATCGCCATCGCGCTGCTGGCACGGGGCAGCGTCGGGTTGGCCGCGGCGGCCGAGGAGGTCCGCAGCGCGGGCAGTCGACCGCTGCCGATCGAGGTGGACATGGCCGACTACGACCAGGTCGTCGCCGCCGGTCGGCGGATCGAGGCGGAACTGGGGCCGATCGACCTGTGGATCAACGATGCGTTCAGCTCCGTCTTCGCGCCCTTCCAGGAGACCCGCCCGGAGGAGTTCCGGCGGGCCATGGAGGTCACCTACCTGGGGTACGTGCACGGCACCCGGGTCGCCCTGTCCCACATGACCCCCCGCGACCGGGGCACCATCGTGCAGGTGGGATCGGCGCTGGCGTACCGGGGCATCCCGCTGCAGGCGGCCTACTGCGGGGCGAAGCACGCGATAGTGGGGTTCACCGAGTCGTTGCGCTGCGAACTGCTGCACGAACGCAGTGGGGTGCGGGTGACCATGGTGCAGCTCCCGGCGCTGAACACCCCGCAGTTCGACTGGTTGCTGTCCCGGCTGCCTCGGCACGCCGAACCGGTGCCACCGATCTACGCCCCGGAGGTGGCGGCCCGAGCGATCGTCGGCGCCGCGGACCGACCGCACCGGCGGGAGTACTGGGTGGGCATCTCGACCGTGCTCACCATCCTCGGCAACCGGGTCGCGCCGGGGCTGCTCGACCGCTACCTGGCCCGCACCGGCTACCGGTCCCAGCAGACCGGCCGCCCCGCCGACCCGGACCGGCCGAACAACCTGTGGCATCCGCTGGACGGGCCGGGCGGGCGCGACTACGGCGTACGGGGCGACTTCGCGGGCCGCTCCCACGGGCACAGCCCGCAGGCGTGGCTGTCGCGCCACCGTCGCCTCGTCGCCGTCGGGATGGCCGGTGCGGCGGCGGGCGCGGTCGCCTGGCGTCGGCGCTGA
- a CDS encoding thiamine pyrophosphate-dependent enzyme, protein MQEIVGESLARRLVEWGVDTVFGLPGDGINGLMEGFRRQREKLRFVLVHHEEAAAFMATGYAKATGRLGVCCATSGPGAIHLLNGLYDAKLDHVPVLAITGMQETSVLGSHYQQEVHTTQLYQDVASYNLMVTNPQQMPAVVDLAIRNALSKRTVAHLTFPNDVQVAAADEDPYRHVSPGKPPMSAAVVSYPQLPPDPKELAKAAEVLRAGRKVAMLVGVGARGARAEVLAVAEALASPIVKTLPGKLVVPDDHPLTTGGLGLLGTAPSEELMEECDTLLMVGTSFPYAKYLPGPGQAKAVQIDVDPSLIGMRLPVEAPVCADARLALRDLLPMLDHGPDRSFLEKYQGKMNNWRSEMTSLVDPQRSPIAPQYLMGCIDEAAADDAILTCDSGTIATWSARHWTIRGDREFYLSGNLATMAPGLPYAIAMQHAYPGRQVIAFVGDGGFAMLMAEFLTAVRHELPIKVVINNNNSYGQILWEQIILGYPEYAVRHRQPEADFSAWARGCGAFGAKVTDAKTLPGAIREALAHPGPALVDCDVNPNEPPMPGKIKYDQAKHFTEAFLRGQPHKVATLATVARDKFNELRS, encoded by the coding sequence GTGCAGGAGATCGTGGGCGAGAGCCTGGCCCGACGGTTGGTGGAGTGGGGCGTCGACACCGTGTTCGGGTTGCCCGGCGACGGCATCAACGGCCTGATGGAGGGCTTCCGCCGGCAGCGGGAGAAGCTGCGGTTCGTGCTGGTGCACCACGAGGAGGCGGCCGCCTTCATGGCCACCGGGTACGCCAAGGCGACCGGCCGGCTGGGGGTCTGCTGCGCCACCTCCGGCCCCGGCGCGATCCACCTGCTCAACGGGCTCTACGACGCGAAGCTCGACCACGTGCCGGTGTTGGCGATCACCGGCATGCAGGAGACGTCGGTGCTGGGCTCGCACTACCAGCAGGAGGTGCACACCACCCAGCTGTACCAGGACGTGGCGTCGTACAACCTGATGGTCACCAACCCGCAGCAGATGCCGGCGGTGGTGGACCTGGCGATCCGTAACGCGTTGAGCAAGCGGACGGTGGCGCACCTGACGTTCCCCAACGACGTCCAGGTCGCGGCGGCCGACGAGGACCCGTACCGGCACGTCAGCCCGGGCAAGCCGCCGATGAGCGCGGCGGTGGTGTCCTACCCGCAACTGCCGCCGGATCCGAAGGAGCTGGCGAAGGCGGCCGAGGTGCTCAGGGCCGGCCGGAAGGTCGCCATGCTGGTGGGTGTCGGTGCGCGTGGTGCCCGCGCGGAGGTCCTCGCGGTGGCCGAGGCACTGGCCAGCCCCATCGTCAAGACGCTGCCGGGGAAGCTGGTGGTGCCCGACGACCACCCGCTGACCACGGGTGGGCTCGGTCTGCTCGGTACCGCGCCGAGTGAGGAGCTGATGGAGGAGTGCGACACCCTGCTGATGGTGGGCACCTCCTTCCCGTACGCGAAGTACCTGCCCGGCCCGGGGCAGGCGAAGGCGGTGCAGATCGACGTCGACCCCAGCCTGATCGGCATGCGGCTGCCGGTCGAGGCCCCGGTCTGCGCGGACGCCCGGCTGGCGCTGCGGGACCTGCTGCCGATGCTCGACCACGGCCCGGACCGCTCGTTCCTGGAGAAGTACCAGGGCAAGATGAACAACTGGCGGTCCGAGATGACCAGCCTGGTGGACCCACAGCGGTCACCGATCGCGCCGCAGTACCTGATGGGCTGCATCGACGAGGCCGCCGCCGACGACGCCATCCTCACCTGCGACTCCGGCACGATCGCCACCTGGTCGGCGCGGCACTGGACCATCCGTGGTGATCGGGAGTTCTACCTGTCGGGCAACCTGGCGACGATGGCGCCCGGCCTGCCGTACGCGATCGCCATGCAGCACGCCTACCCGGGCCGGCAGGTGATCGCGTTCGTCGGCGACGGCGGGTTCGCGATGCTGATGGCCGAGTTCCTCACCGCGGTCCGGCACGAGTTGCCGATCAAGGTGGTGATCAACAACAACAACTCGTACGGGCAGATCCTCTGGGAGCAGATCATCCTCGGCTATCCGGAGTACGCGGTGCGGCACCGTCAGCCGGAGGCGGACTTCTCGGCGTGGGCGCGCGGCTGCGGGGCTTTCGGCGCCAAGGTCACCGACGCGAAGACGTTGCCCGGTGCCATCCGGGAAGCGCTGGCGCACCCGGGTCCGGCCCTGGTGGACTGCGACGTCAACCCCAACGAACCGCCGATGCCCGGCAAGATCAAGTACGACCAGGCGAAACATTTCACCGAGGCGTTCCTGCGCGGTCAACCGCACAAGGTCGCCACCCTCGCCACCGTCGCCCGCGACAAGTTCAACGAGCTGCGGTCATGA
- a CDS encoding glycoside hydrolase family 15 protein: protein MPASESSPAVLRDYALLADGYRGALIGPDGDVGWLCAPGWCDPPLFSALLGGPGRFLVTPATDRFVWGGHYEPGSLIWRSRWVTTDGIIECREALVAPGQEHRLVLLRQIRAAEQPARVRVVLDPRADFGRSPLREVTRNADGWTARAGSLYLRLHCGSGLNSAADGFLAGELVVPARGSSDLVFEVSTAPLEQPGAEPGELWRITEQHWSSVVPELTGPAHRDATLAYAVLRGLTRPGGGMVAACTTALPERALAGRNYDYRYAWIRDQSFAGQAAALVGRYDLLDDAVAFLTARVLADADALAPAYTVNGDPVPHQQRLDDLPGYPGARVRTGNWVREQFQLDAFGEVLLVLAAAQRLDRLDSDAYRAMQLAAAVIERRWSEPDSGIWELPTRQWTHSKLTCVAGLRAAARVGSGSLVGRWSALADGILADASAHGLGPGGRWQRAYDDSRVDSALLLPGIRGALAPDDPRTESTRRAVLAELTEDGYLYRFRPDRRPLGDAEGAFLLCGFMAALAAWQAGDAVGANRWFERNRAACGPPGLYTEEYDVRQRQLRGNLPQAFVHALMLETAVTLGQVDPCR, encoded by the coding sequence ATGCCAGCCTCGGAGAGTTCCCCGGCGGTACTGCGGGACTATGCGCTCCTCGCCGACGGATACCGAGGCGCCCTCATCGGCCCGGATGGTGATGTCGGCTGGCTCTGCGCACCCGGTTGGTGCGACCCGCCGCTCTTCTCGGCGCTGCTCGGCGGCCCGGGTCGTTTCCTCGTGACGCCGGCGACGGACCGCTTCGTCTGGGGCGGGCACTACGAGCCGGGGTCGCTGATCTGGCGCAGCAGGTGGGTCACCACCGACGGGATCATCGAGTGCCGGGAGGCTCTCGTCGCACCCGGGCAGGAGCACCGGCTGGTGTTGTTGCGGCAGATCCGGGCGGCGGAGCAACCGGCGCGGGTACGTGTGGTGCTGGACCCGCGCGCCGACTTCGGCCGCAGCCCGCTACGCGAGGTCACCCGGAACGCCGACGGGTGGACAGCCCGCGCCGGATCGCTGTACCTGCGGTTGCACTGTGGTTCGGGCTTGAACTCCGCCGCCGACGGCTTCCTCGCCGGCGAACTGGTCGTGCCGGCCCGCGGCTCGTCCGACCTGGTGTTCGAGGTGTCGACGGCACCGCTGGAGCAGCCCGGCGCGGAACCCGGTGAGTTGTGGCGCATCACCGAGCAGCACTGGAGCTCGGTGGTGCCGGAGCTGACCGGGCCCGCGCACCGCGACGCCACCCTCGCGTACGCGGTGCTGCGCGGCCTGACCCGTCCGGGCGGTGGCATGGTGGCCGCCTGCACCACCGCGCTGCCCGAGCGGGCGCTGGCCGGACGCAACTACGACTACCGGTACGCCTGGATCCGCGACCAGTCCTTCGCCGGGCAGGCGGCCGCGCTGGTCGGCCGGTACGACCTGCTCGACGACGCGGTCGCGTTCCTGACCGCGCGGGTGCTGGCCGATGCCGACGCGTTGGCCCCGGCGTACACCGTGAACGGCGATCCGGTGCCGCACCAGCAGCGGCTCGACGACCTGCCCGGCTACCCGGGCGCCCGGGTCCGCACCGGCAACTGGGTACGTGAGCAGTTCCAACTCGACGCCTTCGGCGAGGTGCTGCTGGTGCTCGCGGCGGCGCAGCGGCTCGACCGGCTCGACAGTGACGCGTACCGCGCGATGCAACTGGCCGCGGCGGTGATCGAGCGGCGCTGGTCGGAGCCGGACTCCGGCATCTGGGAGTTGCCCACTCGGCAGTGGACGCACTCCAAGTTGACCTGTGTCGCCGGGTTACGCGCCGCCGCGCGGGTCGGCTCGGGGAGCCTGGTCGGGCGCTGGTCCGCGCTGGCGGACGGCATCCTCGCCGACGCCTCAGCCCACGGCCTCGGTCCGGGAGGCCGCTGGCAGCGGGCCTACGACGATTCGCGCGTCGACTCCGCGCTGCTGCTGCCCGGCATCCGGGGCGCCCTGGCACCGGATGATCCCCGTACCGAATCCACCCGGCGGGCCGTCCTGGCCGAGCTGACCGAGGACGGGTACCTCTACCGCTTCCGGCCCGACCGGCGGCCGCTCGGCGACGCGGAGGGCGCGTTCCTGCTCTGCGGGTTCATGGCGGCTCTCGCCGCCTGGCAGGCCGGGGACGCGGTGGGCGCCAACCGGTGGTTCGAGCGCAACCGGGCCGCGTGTGGGCCACCCGGGTTGTACACGGAGGAGTACGACGTCCGGCAGCGGCAGTTGCGCGGCAACCTGCCGCAGGCCTTCGTGCACGCGCTGATGCTGGAGACGGCGGTCACGCTGGGCCAGGTCGACCCGTGCCGGTGA